GCGCACCACCTTGAACGGTCCGCTGCCGACTGGGCTTTCGCAGTTTTCGTCGCGGCTACGGGTGAGCGCGGTGGGCGACTGGATGCCGAGAAAGCTCTGGGCCAGTACTTCGAGGAAGGCGGCGTAAGGTGTGGCCAGGGTGACCCGGGCGGTGTAGTTGTCGAGAACCTCGGTGCCTCGGTACTGGCGAATGTAACCGCCGGCAGTGCTGGACTGGGTCTTGGGGTTGGCCATGTGGTCGAGGTTGGCTTTCACCGCCTCGGCGTTGAAGGGCGTGCCGTCGGTGAAGTGCACGTCACGGCGCAGGTGGAAGGTGTAGTGCAGGCCGTCGGGCGAGACTTCCCAGCTTGAAGCGAGCCAGGGGCCGATCTGACCGGTGCTGTCCATCGATACCAGCGAGTCGAGGTATTGCTGGGCGACGAACACCTGGGGCATGTCGCCGGCCACGTGCGGGTCCAGGCAGGTGGGTTCGCGGTCGGTGGCGTAGACCAGCGTGCCGCCCGGTTGCGGTTGGGTGCTTTGCGCGGTGGGTTGCTCGCTGCGTTCGCAGCCGAACAGCGCCAGTGAGGCGCAGAGCGGGATCAGGGGGAGGATGGGTCGGTTCAAGGTCGCTCCTGCGGGGACTGGGCTTTGGTAGGCCTGTTGCAGGAGTTGTGCCGGGTTCAAAGGGTTGATTTTGTTGGGGTTTGGCGGATGGGTGGTGCTGGTGCGAGGGCAAAGTGTGTGGGGGGTGTTGGTAGGGCAACAGTCTGTTCCTGGCAAGCCAGCTCCCACATCGACCCCGTGGGCGCTGGCGATCCCTGTGGGAGCCGGCTTGCCGGCGATAGGGCCAGCCCAGCCAACACATCACTCAAGCCCTAGTGCAAAGTCCTAGGCTCAACCGGCATCTGCACCTGAATCAACATGGACTCAAGCATCACCCGCAGCGCCTCCACTTCATGCATCGACGCCATCATCAGAATCGAAGCGGGCGATTTGGGCTGTAGCAGAAGGGCCTGGTGCATCACGGTCTGCGCGCACAGGGCGTAGTCCGTGGCCTGGATGAGGGTGTCTTCGAGGGAATGGTTGTACGGGGGATCAGGGACAATTTTCAGCATGCCTAAACCTCTGTAGTGGGGCCGACACCTGATGGTTTGCGCCTATGAAATCGAGCGCCGCCCGCGCGGCGCATCGCGGATGAATCCGCTCTTACATTTGTTGCAACGTGCCACGGCCTGTCAGGCCAGGGTTGTCCTCAGTGTTCAAGGTGCTGCCACTGGCCCTATCGCCTGCAAGCCGGCTCCCCCAGGGTGCGGCTGGCGATAGGGCCAGTGGCTTCAGACAGCAATCCGGCTGACCCAGCGTGGCTGCGCCGGCGGCAGGTGGGGCACGGCATCGAGCAAGGCGCGGGTATAGGCATGGCGCGGGTGGCGCAGCACCTGCTCGGCGCTGCCCTGCTCCACCACCCGGCCGCCGTGCATCACCAGCACCTGGTCGCTCACCTGCTCCACCACGCCAAGGTCATGGGAGATGAAAATGCACGCCAGATTCAGCTCGGCCTTGAGCTCGGCCAGCAGCGCCAGAATCCGCGCCTGCACCGACACATCCAGCGCCGACACCGGTTCATCCAGCACCAGTACGCGCGGCTTCATGGCCAGCGCGCGAGCGATTGCGATGCGCTGGCGCTGCCCACCGGACAGCTCCAGCGGGCGCCGGTCAAGCAGCGCTGAGGGCAGGTGCACCCGCTCCAGCAGCGCCGCCGACTCGGTGCGCCGCAAACCTCGAGGTACCCCGGCCTGGGCCAGCGCTTCGGACAGCACCCGCAACACGGTGTAGCGCGGGTCGAACGACGCCAGCGGGTCCTGGAACACCACCTGGATGCCCTGCCTCACCTGGCGCTGCTGTTCGGCCGTGAGCGCCAGCCAGTCCTCGCCGGCGAAGTTCACGGTGCCTTGCTCCGGGCGTTCCAGGCCGAGCAGGATGCGCCCCAGGGTGCTCTTGCCCGAGCCGGACTCACCGACCACACCCAACGTCTGCCCCGCCCGCAATTGCAGCGAGACATCCTTGAGCACCGGGCGCGGCTGGCCGTCCGGGCCGATGAAGGCCTTGCCCAGGCCTCGGGCCTCGAGCAGTACCGGTTGTTCGTTCACAGGCGCCTCCACAAGCGCCAGCGCCGGCACCGTCGGCCGCTGGAAATGCACCGCCCGTGCTGCGCGCAACAGCCGCTGGGTGTAAGGGTTCTGGGGGTCCTGCAGGATCTGCTCGGCGCTGCCCTGCTCCACCACCTGGCCATGGCGCATCACCGCCACCTGATCGGCCAGGCGCGCGACTACCGCCAGGTCGTGGCTGACCATCAGCAGGCTGTTGTCACGTGCGCGCAGTTGCGCCAGCAGGTCGAGGATCTGCGCCTGTACCGTGGCGTCCAGCGCGGTGGTCGGCTCGTCGGCGATCAGCAGGCGCGGCTGGCAGGCAATCGCCGATGCGATCAAGGCGCGCTGGCGAAGGCCACCGGACAATTGCCACGGATACTGGCGCGCCCGCACCTCAGGTTCGGGCACGCCCACCTGGCGCAGCAGCTCCAGCACGCGCAGGCGGCGTTGTTCGGCACCTAGGCCGGTGTGCAGGAACAGCGGCTCTTCGATTTCGGCGCCGACCCGGCGCAGCGGGTCGAGCGAGCCCAGCGCATCCTGCATGACGAAGCCGACGCGGCCGCCGCGCAAGTGGCGCCAAGCCGCTTCATCGGCAGCGAGCAGGTCTTGCCCGGCAAACCCCAGGCGCTGCGCCTGTACCTGCGCTCCGGGCCCGGTCAGGCCCACCAGGGTGCGGGCCGTGACGCTCTTGCCCGAGCCGGATTCACCCACCAGCGCCAGGCACTGCCCGGCCTGCAGCTGCAGGCTCACGCCGTGCACGACGGGGATACCGTTGAAGCTCACGCGCAGGTCGCGGATATCTACCAGCGGTGGTTGTATGTCGAAAAGGCTCATGGGTGTCTGCCCTCGCTGCGGTGTAGCCAGTCACGGCCGATGGCGGTGATGGCGATAACGGTCAAGGTGATTGCCAGTGCCGGCCAGGCCATCAGCCAGGGGGCGTTGGCCATGAAGTTGCGGGCCACGGCCATCATCGCGCCCCACTCGGGCGCCGGCGGTGGTGCGCCGAAGCCGAGCAAGCTCAGCGCGGCGGCGGCGGTGATCGAGCCGCCCAGGCCGATGCAGGCCAGGATGAGTACGGGCTGCACAGCGTTGGGCAAGACATGCTCGAACACCACCACCAGCGGCCTGCGGCCCAGGGTGAGCGCGGCCTCGACAAAGCCGGCATGGCGGATGGTCAGGGTCTGGGCGCGCACCAGGCGGGCGTAGCGTGGAACCGAGGCGATGCCGACGGCGAAGATCAGGTTGCTGGTGCCCTGGCCGAACAGGGCGATGATCACCAGGGCCAACAGCAGGTCGGGAAAGGCCAGCAGGACGTCGACGGCGCGCATCAGCAGGTTGTCCAGCCAGGCGGGGGCCAGGCCTGACAGCACGCCGAGCAGCGTGCCCAGGCCGAGGCCGACCAGGGTCGCGGCCACGCCGATCAACAGCGATGGGCGGGCGCCGTGGATCAGGCGGCTGAGCACGTCGCGGCCGTTTTCGTCAGTGCCCAGCCAGAAGATGCTGCTGGGTGGGTGGTAGGCCAGGCGGGCGTCGGCGGCCAGGGGGTCGGTGGGAGATAGCCAGCCGGGGAAGATGACGGCCAGCAGCAGGAAGCCAAGAAGTGCCCAGGCCAGGTACAGGCCGGGGCGGGATAGCCAGATGGGGCGGCTGAATGAGGGAATCGAAGTTGAAACGGTCGCGTTCATGGCGGTCCTTCTGGTCTGTGGGAGCCGGCTTGCCGGCGATGCGGGCACCGCGATGGATGGCACCGGCGGCGCCGGTGATCGCCGGCTAGCCGGCTCCCACAAAAAAACATGTCGCTGCTCAGAAAGCGCTAGGGCGCCGGGTTGGGGATGCGCCGGTGCACGGCCTGCAGCTTGGCCAGCACGTCGTCGCTCAGTTGCACGTCCAGCGCACCTAGGTTTTCCTGCAGCTGCAGCAAGGTGGTCTGCCCGGTAATCGCGCTGGCCACGAACGGCTGGTGAATGACGAAGGCCAGGGCCAGTTGCGCCGGAGTCAGCCCGTGCTCGCGGGCAATCTGCACATAGCTGGCAATGGCGCTGTTGGCCTCTTCGCTGCCATAGCGATTGAAGGTGCGGTACACCGACGACAGCCGCGAACCCTCGGGCCTTGCACCGTTCAGGTACTTGCCAGTCAACGCGCCAAACGCCAAAGGCGAATAGGCCAGCAGGCTGATGCCTTCGCGGTGGCTGAATTCCGACAGGCCGTTCTCGTACAGGCGGTTGAGCAGGCTGTAGGGGTTCTGGATGCTGGCGATGCGCGCCAGGCCCTGATTGTCGCTGTGACGCAGGAACTGCGCCACGCCCCACGGGGTTTCGTTGGACACGCCGATATGGCGCACCTTGCCAGCCTTCACCTGCTCGTCGAGCACGGCCAGGGTTTCTTCGATGGCGGCGGTTTCCGGGTGGTCGTCGGCGTAGGGGTATTCGCGCACACCGAAGAAGTTGCTGGTGCGGTCGGGCCAGTGCAGCTGGTAGAGGTCCAGGTAGTCGGTTTGCAGGCGGCGCAGGCTGCCTTCCAGGGCGGCGACGATGTTCTTGCGGTCGTGGTGCGACAGACCATCGCGGATATGCGCCTGGGCGCCGGGCTCGCGGGACGGGCCGGCGATCTTGCTGGCCAGCACCACGCGCTCGCGCTGGCCGCGGGCTTTGATCCAGTTGCCGAGAAAGCGCTCGGTGGTGGTCCAGGTTTCGGCGCGGGTGGGCGTGGGGTACATCTCGGCGGTGTCGATGAAATTGATACCGGCGGCGATGGCGGCGTCGAGTTGCTGGTGGGCGTCCTGTTCAGCGTTCTGGTGGCCCCAGGTCATGGTGCCGAGGCTGAGGAGGCTGACGTGGAGATCGGTGTGGCCTAGGCGGCGATAGTGCATGGGGATGAGTCCTTGGGTATTGGGTTGGGGTTGAGAATTTGGGGCTGCTTTGCAGCCCATCGCCGGCAAGCCGGCTCCCACAGGGTCGGCGCACATCCCGAGGGCTGCGCTGTACCTGTGGGCGATGGCGCAGCGCCCCCCTTACACAGCCGACGCGATCTCGCGCCGAGCCTCGGAAAACTGGTTCACCGCCCTGGGCAAACCCAGGTGCTCACGCAGGGTCGTGCCGCTGTACTCGGTCCTGAACAACCCGCGCTTCTGCAGCAACGGCACCACCTCCTCGACGAACACCCGCGCCCCCGATGGGAACATGTCGGGCATGATGTTGAAGCCATCCCCTGCCCCCGCCAGGAACCATTCGGCCAAGGTGTCGGCCACCTGCTCCGGTGTGCCGACCGCCAACCGATGCCCCACCAGGATCCGCCGCGAGAGCTGGCGGATGGTCAGGTTCTCGCTACGCGCCAGGTTCAACTGCGCCTCCAGGAAGCCGTGCGACCCACGCTCGAAATCCGCCACCGCACCAATGCGGTCCCACGGCAGCGGCGCATCCGGGTCCAGCTCGCGCGCATCGATACCGATGCGCCCGGCCACCTGTTGCAACAGGCCATGCTCGCCATGCCAGGCATTGAGTTCGTCGAAGCGGGCATGGGCTTCGGCCTCGGTGCTGGCAATGACGGTCGACAGCCCTGGCATGATCTTCAGGTGCTCGGGGTTGCGCCCCCAGGCCTTGGCCCGGGCCTTCATCTCGCGGTAGAAGGCCTGGCCGTCGGCCAGGGTGGTCTGGGTGGTGAAGATCGCATCGGCGTAGCGCGAGCCCAATGCCTTGCCGCCCTCGGAGGAGCCGGCCTGCACCAGCACCGGCCGGCCCTGCGGCGAGCGCGGCAGGTTCAGCGGGCCGCGCACCTGAAAATGCTGGCCCTTGAAATCCAGGGTGTGGACCTTGCGCGGGTCGGCGAAACGGCCGCCGGCGCGGTCACCGATGATCGCGTCGTCCTCCCAGCTGTCCCACAGCTT
The Pseudomonas sp. KU43P genome window above contains:
- a CDS encoding dipeptide ABC transporter ATP-binding protein codes for the protein MSLFDIQPPLVDIRDLRVSFNGIPVVHGVSLQLQAGQCLALVGESGSGKSVTARTLVGLTGPGAQVQAQRLGFAGQDLLAADEAAWRHLRGGRVGFVMQDALGSLDPLRRVGAEIEEPLFLHTGLGAEQRRLRVLELLRQVGVPEPEVRARQYPWQLSGGLRQRALIASAIACQPRLLIADEPTTALDATVQAQILDLLAQLRARDNSLLMVSHDLAVVARLADQVAVMRHGQVVEQGSAEQILQDPQNPYTQRLLRAARAVHFQRPTVPALALVEAPVNEQPVLLEARGLGKAFIGPDGQPRPVLKDVSLQLRAGQTLGVVGESGSGKSTLGRILLGLERPEQGTVNFAGEDWLALTAEQQRQVRQGIQVVFQDPLASFDPRYTVLRVLSEALAQAGVPRGLRRTESAALLERVHLPSALLDRRPLELSGGQRQRIAIARALAMKPRVLVLDEPVSALDVSVQARILALLAELKAELNLACIFISHDLGVVEQVSDQVLVMHGGRVVEQGSAEQVLRHPRHAYTRALLDAVPHLPPAQPRWVSRIAV
- a CDS encoding ABC transporter permease; amino-acid sequence: MNATVSTSIPSFSRPIWLSRPGLYLAWALLGFLLLAVIFPGWLSPTDPLAADARLAYHPPSSIFWLGTDENGRDVLSRLIHGARPSLLIGVAATLVGLGLGTLLGVLSGLAPAWLDNLLMRAVDVLLAFPDLLLALVIIALFGQGTSNLIFAVGIASVPRYARLVRAQTLTIRHAGFVEAALTLGRRPLVVVFEHVLPNAVQPVLILACIGLGGSITAAAALSLLGFGAPPPAPEWGAMMAVARNFMANAPWLMAWPALAITLTVIAITAIGRDWLHRSEGRHP
- a CDS encoding NADP(H)-dependent aldo-keto reductase, producing MHYRRLGHTDLHVSLLSLGTMTWGHQNAEQDAHQQLDAAIAAGINFIDTAEMYPTPTRAETWTTTERFLGNWIKARGQRERVVLASKIAGPSREPGAQAHIRDGLSHHDRKNIVAALEGSLRRLQTDYLDLYQLHWPDRTSNFFGVREYPYADDHPETAAIEETLAVLDEQVKAGKVRHIGVSNETPWGVAQFLRHSDNQGLARIASIQNPYSLLNRLYENGLSEFSHREGISLLAYSPLAFGALTGKYLNGARPEGSRLSSVYRTFNRYGSEEANSAIASYVQIAREHGLTPAQLALAFVIHQPFVASAITGQTTLLQLQENLGALDVQLSDDVLAKLQAVHRRIPNPAP
- a CDS encoding LLM class flavin-dependent oxidoreductase, which produces MSNKQMSLGMNILGFGSHSGAWRQGEAAIDAYIDVNYYRDIARLSERGCLDAIFLADGPALPPDVSSQPGGRLEPTVLLTAVAAATERIGVIATCSSTYNEPFNLARRIASLDHISGGRAAWNVVTNAGDAAAQNFGLTGAPLHVDRYGRAEEFVDVTLKLWDSWEDDAIIGDRAGGRFADPRKVHTLDFKGQHFQVRGPLNLPRSPQGRPVLVQAGSSEGGKALGSRYADAIFTTQTTLADGQAFYREMKARAKAWGRNPEHLKIMPGLSTVIASTEAEAHARFDELNAWHGEHGLLQQVAGRIGIDARELDPDAPLPWDRIGAVADFERGSHGFLEAQLNLARSENLTIRQLSRRILVGHRLAVGTPEQVADTLAEWFLAGAGDGFNIMPDMFPSGARVFVEEVVPLLQKRGLFRTEYSGTTLREHLGLPRAVNQFSEARREIASAV